In one window of Prevotella sp. E13-17 DNA:
- a CDS encoding bifunctional (p)ppGpp synthetase/guanosine-3',5'-bis(diphosphate) 3'-pyrophosphohydrolase yields MDDEELMRREQADDLMINEAYDRLINNYLNSRHRKKVDLIAKAFNFARQAHKGVRRLSGEPYIMHPIAVAQIVCSEIGLGSTSICAALLHDVVEDTDYTVEDISNMFGPKIAQIVDGLTKISGGIFGEKASAQAENFKKLLLTMSEDIRVILIKIADRLHNMRTLDSQPANKQYKIAGETLYLYAPLAHRLGLYKIKSELENLSFKFEHPEEYATIEHKLAETYKTRHQSFDLFTAPIEDMLKRMGLQYQIKERIKSPYSIWNKMQKKHVTFEEVYDILAVRIIFKATSKEAEARECFNIYVELGKIYESHPDRLRDWVSHPKANGYQALHVTLMSKEGHWIEVQIRSERMDEIAEQGLAAHWKYKEGEQADGEYSEDENELNQWLRTIKEILDDPQPDAMDFIDSIKLNLFASEIFVFTPKGEIKTMPAECTVLDFAFSIHTFLGSHCIGAKVNHKLVPLSHRLNSGDQVEILTSKSQRVQPSWINFVFTAKAKAKIQAILRRDNREVQKIGEELLDEWFKKNGFESNQSHIDQLMHLHDFTRREPFFLAMGEKRIILGDEDVDELNGKHKSKRESNGGWRKFVPFVKAKKAVNDQPELFVVPEKFNRKKPIYITAQNIKQYIFPTCCHPIPGDDALGYIDNQNCIEIHKRACPVANKLKASYGNRILDAKWDMHKNLFFDATIRLGGIDRRGLVNEVTQVISNQLNVDIRKLTFTTEDGIFEGWIDLKVHDRDDVKSIIASLKEVEDLKEISQIM; encoded by the coding sequence ATGGACGATGAAGAGTTGATGCGACGTGAACAGGCTGATGATCTGATGATAAATGAGGCCTATGACCGCCTGATAAATAATTATTTGAATTCACGCCATCGTAAGAAGGTTGACCTGATTGCAAAAGCATTCAACTTTGCACGTCAGGCTCATAAGGGCGTACGCCGTTTGTCGGGCGAACCCTATATTATGCATCCTATTGCCGTTGCACAGATTGTGTGTTCGGAGATAGGATTGGGTTCTACCAGTATCTGTGCTGCTCTTTTGCACGATGTGGTAGAGGATACAGACTATACCGTAGAGGATATATCCAATATGTTCGGTCCGAAGATAGCCCAGATTGTTGATGGACTGACCAAAATCAGTGGTGGCATCTTTGGCGAGAAGGCATCGGCACAGGCGGAGAACTTTAAGAAGTTGCTGCTCACCATGAGTGAGGATATACGTGTCATCCTCATTAAGATTGCAGACCGTCTTCATAATATGCGAACATTGGATTCGCAGCCAGCCAACAAACAGTACAAGATTGCGGGCGAAACTCTTTATCTCTATGCGCCGTTGGCTCATCGACTGGGACTTTATAAGATTAAGTCGGAACTGGAAAATCTTAGTTTTAAGTTCGAACACCCAGAGGAATATGCCACGATAGAACATAAGTTGGCAGAGACTTATAAGACGCGTCATCAATCGTTCGACCTCTTTACTGCCCCTATCGAGGACATGCTGAAACGCATGGGGCTGCAGTACCAGATTAAGGAGCGTATCAAAAGTCCTTATTCCATCTGGAACAAGATGCAGAAGAAGCATGTCACCTTCGAAGAGGTCTATGATATTCTGGCTGTGCGCATCATCTTTAAAGCCACCAGTAAGGAAGCTGAAGCTCGTGAGTGCTTTAATATTTATGTGGAGCTCGGCAAGATATACGAGAGCCATCCCGATCGTTTGCGCGACTGGGTGAGTCATCCTAAGGCTAATGGATATCAGGCTTTGCATGTTACGTTGATGTCAAAGGAGGGCCATTGGATAGAGGTGCAGATCCGCTCGGAACGAATGGATGAGATTGCCGAACAAGGGTTGGCTGCTCATTGGAAATATAAGGAAGGAGAACAGGCTGACGGTGAATACAGTGAGGATGAAAACGAGTTGAACCAATGGCTACGCACCATCAAGGAGATTCTCGATGATCCTCAGCCCGACGCAATGGACTTCATTGATTCTATCAAGTTGAATCTGTTTGCAAGCGAGATTTTTGTCTTCACTCCTAAAGGTGAAATCAAGACGATGCCAGCGGAATGTACGGTGCTTGACTTTGCCTTCTCTATCCACACATTCTTAGGATCGCATTGTATTGGAGCAAAGGTTAACCATAAGTTGGTGCCGCTAAGCCATCGGTTGAACAGTGGCGATCAGGTTGAGATCCTGACATCTAAGTCTCAGCGTGTACAGCCTTCGTGGATTAATTTCGTGTTTACAGCCAAGGCAAAGGCTAAGATTCAGGCTATCTTGCGCAGGGACAATCGCGAGGTACAGAAAATTGGCGAGGAACTGTTGGACGAATGGTTTAAGAAGAATGGCTTCGAGTCTAATCAGAGTCATATTGATCAACTGATGCATCTGCATGACTTTACGCGTCGTGAACCTTTCTTTTTAGCTATGGGTGAGAAGCGTATCATTCTTGGTGACGAGGATGTTGACGAACTCAATGGTAAACATAAGTCAAAGAGGGAAAGTAATGGCGGATGGCGTAAATTTGTACCATTCGTAAAGGCAAAGAAAGCTGTCAACGATCAGCCGGAACTCTTTGTCGTACCAGAGAAGTTCAATCGGAAGAAGCCGATTTATATTACCGCTCAGAATATCAAACAGTATATCTTCCCCACATGTTGTCATCCCATCCCTGGTGACGATGCATTAGGATATATTGACAATCAAAATTGCATAGAGATTCATAAGCGTGCCTGTCCTGTGGCCAATAAGTTGAAGGCCAGTTATGGCAATCGCATATTGGATGCGAAATGGGATATGCACAAGAATCTGTTCTTCGACGCCACGATTAGGTTGGGCGGCATTGATCGTCGTGGATTGGTAAACGAGGTCACGCAGGTCATTTCCAACCAGTTGAATGTCGATATTCGCAAGCTGACTTTCACTACAGAAGATGGAATTTTCGAAGGATGGATAGACTTGAAGGTTCACGATCGAGATGATGTGAAGTCGATTATTGCGAGTCTTAAGGAAGTTGAGGACTTGAAAGAAATTTCACAGATTATGTAA
- a CDS encoding DKNYY domain-containing protein: MTGFCLFASAQRYEIDRGHVYFGHALLKYADARTFRDLGCGYAKDKYNVYMDGRVLENVDPSSFRLKEPSSWRNQGRNEELPPSHRGYYKTKFNVYYGNKKLDAHAQSFEELGGGYAKDSFTVFYYGQKVDGAMALTFKYTGDGYGEDSYDVFYKGKKIE; encoded by the coding sequence ATGACAGGCTTTTGCTTGTTTGCCAGTGCTCAGCGCTATGAGATAGACCGCGGACACGTCTATTTTGGTCATGCGTTGTTGAAGTATGCCGATGCTCGTACCTTCCGTGATTTGGGTTGTGGCTATGCCAAGGATAAGTACAATGTCTATATGGATGGCCGAGTGTTGGAGAATGTAGATCCTTCTTCGTTCCGATTGAAAGAGCCCAGCAGCTGGCGTAATCAAGGGCGTAACGAAGAACTTCCGCCATCGCATCGCGGCTACTATAAGACAAAGTTCAACGTCTATTATGGCAACAAGAAGTTGGATGCGCATGCACAATCATTTGAAGAGTTGGGTGGAGGCTATGCAAAGGACTCCTTTACAGTGTTCTACTATGGCCAAAAGGTCGATGGAGCCATGGCGTTAACCTTTAAATATACGGGTGATGGCTATGGTGAAGACTCCTATGATGTATTTTACAAGGGTAAAAAGATTGAATAA
- the nadB gene encoding L-aspartate oxidase encodes MVYKYDFLIIGSGVAGMSYALKVARANKGKVCMICKTTLDEANTSFAQGGVASVTNLLVDNFDKHIEDTMIAGDFISDRTAVEQVVRNAPEQIKELVNWGVNFDKKEDGNFDLHREGGHSEFRILHHADDTGAEIQRGLMEAVRNNPNIEIKENHFAVEIITQHHLGAKVTRRTPYINCYGAYVLNPETEKVDTYLAKVTVMCTGGCGAVYQTTTNPVIATGDGEAMVYRAKGTVADMEFVQFHPTALYSPGETHPAFLITEAMRGYGGILRLPNGESFMEKYDERLSLAPRDIVARAIDKEMKIHGLDHVCLDVTHKNPAETRRHFPNIYQKCLSMGIDITTDYIPVRPAAHYMCGGIKVDLNGCSSIERLYAIGECSCTGLHGGNRLASNSLIEAVVYADAAAKHSLEHVDLYDFNEKVPEWNDEGTMTNEEKVLITQSVKEVGEIMSNYVGIVRSDLRLHRAWVRLDTLYEETENLFKRVKATKDICELRNMINVGYLITRFALERKESRGLHYTIDYPAHAYDKE; translated from the coding sequence ATGGTCTATAAATACGACTTTCTTATAATTGGTTCAGGAGTAGCGGGCATGAGTTATGCCCTCAAAGTGGCACGTGCCAACAAAGGCAAAGTGTGCATGATTTGCAAAACGACACTTGACGAAGCCAACACATCGTTTGCCCAAGGCGGCGTGGCATCGGTTACGAACCTATTGGTGGACAACTTTGACAAGCACATTGAGGACACCATGATAGCTGGCGACTTCATCTCAGACCGCACTGCCGTTGAACAGGTGGTAAGAAACGCACCCGAGCAGATTAAGGAGTTAGTGAACTGGGGTGTGAACTTTGACAAAAAGGAAGACGGAAACTTCGACCTGCACCGTGAAGGCGGGCACTCGGAATTCCGTATTCTGCACCATGCCGACGACACAGGAGCCGAGATTCAGCGTGGGCTGATGGAGGCCGTGCGCAACAATCCCAATATTGAGATCAAGGAGAACCACTTCGCTGTAGAGATTATCACACAGCATCACTTGGGTGCCAAGGTGACACGACGCACACCTTATATTAATTGTTATGGCGCTTATGTGCTGAATCCTGAGACAGAGAAAGTGGACACCTATCTGGCAAAGGTCACGGTGATGTGTACGGGCGGATGTGGTGCCGTCTATCAAACGACCACCAACCCGGTGATTGCCACCGGCGACGGCGAAGCCATGGTCTATCGCGCCAAAGGTACGGTGGCCGACATGGAATTCGTACAGTTCCACCCCACCGCCCTCTATTCACCAGGAGAGACCCACCCTGCTTTCCTCATCACCGAAGCCATGCGCGGCTATGGTGGCATACTGCGCTTGCCCAATGGCGAGAGCTTCATGGAGAAATACGACGAGCGTCTGTCGCTGGCTCCACGCGACATTGTGGCTCGCGCCATTGATAAGGAGATGAAGATTCACGGACTGGACCACGTCTGCCTGGACGTCACACACAAGAACCCAGCCGAAACCCGCCGACACTTCCCCAACATCTACCAGAAGTGTCTGTCAATGGGCATTGACATTACGACCGACTACATCCCCGTGCGGCCCGCAGCCCACTATATGTGCGGCGGTATCAAGGTGGATTTGAATGGTTGTTCAAGCATAGAGCGCCTCTATGCCATCGGCGAATGCTCATGCACAGGTCTGCACGGTGGCAACCGTCTGGCATCTAACTCGCTCATCGAGGCTGTGGTCTATGCCGATGCTGCTGCCAAACACTCTTTGGAGCATGTGGATCTCTATGACTTCAACGAGAAGGTGCCTGAATGGAACGACGAGGGCACAATGACGAACGAGGAGAAAGTGCTTATCACACAATCGGTGAAAGAGGTCGGAGAAATCATGTCGAACTATGTAGGTATCGTGCGCTCTGACTTGCGTTTGCATCGTGCGTGGGTACGACTGGATACGCTCTATGAAGAGACCGAGAATTTGTTTAAGCGTGTGAAGGCCACCAAAGACATCTGCGAATTGCGAAACATGATCAACGTAGGATATCTCATCACCCGCTTTGCCCTGGAACGCAAAGAGAGTCGAGGACTGCATTACACCATCGACTATCCGGCTCATGCCTACGACAAGGAATAA
- a CDS encoding MerR family transcriptional regulator, giving the protein MALNLNKNLKLYYSIREVAEMFDLNESTLRYWETEFPHLKPKTMGPNKIRQYSEKDIKQVKLIYNLVKERGFKISAAKSIINSNRDGADKTADVLARLVNVRDDLQALKKQLDGLQ; this is encoded by the coding sequence ATGGCACTGAATCTTAACAAAAACCTGAAGTTGTACTATTCCATTAGGGAAGTGGCAGAAATGTTTGACCTTAATGAGAGTACACTACGCTATTGGGAAACCGAGTTTCCCCATTTGAAGCCAAAGACAATGGGGCCTAACAAAATTCGCCAATATTCAGAAAAAGACATTAAACAGGTTAAGTTGATCTACAACTTGGTCAAGGAGCGAGGATTCAAGATATCTGCTGCCAAAAGCATTATCAACAGTAATCGTGATGGTGCAGACAAGACTGCCGATGTCTTGGCACGCCTTGTCAATGTAAGAGATGATTTGCAGGCCTTAAAAAAACAATTGGACGGACTTCAATAG
- a CDS encoding lytic transglycosylase domain-containing protein, protein MKRKLIILSAMLLTCVVCTQAQIEVEAEDEEIIVTDEYGDMEEIDFPEAMADNMMDSLMNLYESKSYLTVDDDCRTTGENPLYTKEEYIERLMRMPTVMEMSYNEVVRSCIDRYAGRLRRQVGFMLGASNFYMPIFEEALEAYQVPLELKYLPIIESALNPTAVSRVGATGLWQFMVSTGKMYNLEINSLIDERRDPVKASYAAAHLLSDLYKVYGDWNLVIAAYNCGPGNINKAIARAGGERDYWKIYPYLPKETRGYVPAFIAANYVMTYYCEHGICPMRTQLPSQTDTVMVNRDLTLSQIASVCNLDIQMLRALNPVYRRDIVPGASKPMPIRLPLNDVNTFIAMQDSVYASSAPLKRSEVEIDNTFVPSKTASSKRAGRRNARGGRRVTVRKGESLSTIARRNGTTVQKLKRLNGIRGTNIRAGQKLRVK, encoded by the coding sequence ATGAAAAGAAAACTGATAATACTTTCCGCAATGCTTTTGACTTGTGTGGTCTGCACACAGGCGCAAATAGAGGTGGAGGCGGAAGATGAGGAAATTATAGTAACTGATGAGTATGGCGATATGGAGGAAATTGACTTCCCTGAGGCTATGGCCGACAATATGATGGATAGTTTGATGAACCTCTATGAGTCGAAAAGTTATCTGACGGTAGATGACGATTGCAGAACCACTGGCGAGAACCCGCTCTATACTAAAGAGGAATACATTGAACGCCTGATGCGGATGCCTACTGTTATGGAGATGTCGTACAACGAAGTGGTGCGCTCTTGTATCGATCGCTATGCCGGACGCTTGCGTCGTCAGGTGGGATTTATGCTTGGTGCCTCTAACTTCTATATGCCTATCTTTGAGGAAGCACTCGAAGCTTATCAGGTTCCTTTGGAGTTGAAATATCTGCCCATCATTGAATCGGCGCTGAATCCCACTGCAGTCTCTCGTGTAGGAGCAACTGGGCTTTGGCAGTTCATGGTCAGCACGGGTAAGATGTATAACCTTGAAATCAATAGTCTGATTGATGAACGTCGCGATCCGGTGAAGGCCAGTTATGCTGCAGCTCACCTGTTGAGCGACTTATACAAGGTTTATGGTGACTGGAATCTGGTTATTGCTGCCTACAATTGTGGTCCTGGTAATATCAATAAGGCAATAGCTCGCGCTGGTGGCGAACGTGATTATTGGAAGATATATCCTTATCTGCCCAAGGAGACACGCGGCTACGTGCCAGCCTTTATTGCAGCCAACTACGTGATGACCTATTACTGCGAACATGGTATATGCCCAATGAGAACGCAGTTGCCCTCTCAAACGGATACGGTGATGGTAAACCGTGACCTGACATTATCTCAGATTGCCTCTGTGTGCAACCTGGATATTCAGATGTTGCGCGCTCTGAACCCTGTCTATCGTCGCGACATTGTGCCAGGTGCTTCAAAACCAATGCCTATTCGTCTGCCGTTGAACGACGTCAATACGTTTATTGCAATGCAGGACTCTGTTTATGCTTCTTCTGCGCCACTCAAGCGTTCTGAGGTAGAAATCGATAATACATTCGTGCCTTCAAAAACGGCATCGAGCAAGCGGGCAGGACGTAGGAACGCGCGTGGTGGACGTAGGGTGACAGTGAGAAAGGGTGAATCTCTTTCTACCATAGCTCGACGAAACGGCACAACGGTGCAAAAGCTGAAGAGACTGAATGGTATTCGCGGCACTAATATTCGTGCAGGCCAGAAGTTGAGGGTGAAATAA
- a CDS encoding magnesium transporter CorA family protein gives MKTYWNTTEGLSQLQEWQPNCWIQVTCPTDEDQRELEERFGIPDYFISDISDTDERARYEYDDGWMLIILRIPYVKEVRSRTPYTTVPLGIIHKRDVTITVCYYETNMMIDFLSYQQKRNEGFTDHVDMIFRLFLSSAVWYLKRLKQINLLIDKAKRNLDKEVNNESLIGLSRLQDSLTYFQTSIRGNETLLSKLKFKLQIDELDADLIEDVNIEMTQARETTNIYSNILESTMDTYQSIINNNMNTVMRTLTSVTIIMMFPTLIASLFGMNLINGMESSHFGFLFALAISVGVSALAWWFFRYKRLI, from the coding sequence ATGAAGACCTATTGGAACACAACAGAGGGGCTGAGCCAACTGCAGGAGTGGCAGCCTAATTGCTGGATACAGGTGACGTGTCCAACAGATGAAGACCAGCGCGAGTTGGAAGAGCGCTTTGGCATACCCGATTATTTTATTTCAGACATCAGCGATACCGATGAGCGTGCTCGTTATGAGTACGATGACGGATGGATGCTTATTATCTTGCGTATCCCCTATGTAAAAGAGGTGCGTTCGCGCACACCCTATACCACGGTGCCTCTTGGCATTATTCACAAGCGCGACGTCACCATTACGGTGTGCTACTATGAGACCAACATGATGATTGATTTTCTTTCATATCAGCAGAAACGCAATGAAGGCTTCACCGATCATGTGGATATGATCTTCCGTCTGTTCCTTTCCAGTGCTGTGTGGTATCTGAAGCGCCTGAAGCAAATCAATCTGTTGATAGATAAAGCCAAGCGAAACCTCGACAAGGAGGTGAACAACGAAAGCCTGATAGGCCTGAGTCGTCTGCAGGATTCGCTCACTTACTTCCAGACGTCTATCCGTGGCAACGAGACCTTGTTGTCGAAGCTGAAGTTTAAACTGCAGATCGACGAACTTGATGCCGATCTGATCGAGGACGTCAACATTGAGATGACACAGGCCCGCGAAACCACCAACATCTATTCGAACATCCTCGAGTCAACGATGGATACCTATCAGTCGATTATTAATAACAACATGAACACCGTGATGCGTACGCTGACTTCAGTGACCATTATCATGATGTTCCCCACGCTCATAGCCTCTCTTTTCGGCATGAACCTCATCAATGGCATGGAGTCAAGCCATTTCGGTTTCCTTTTTGCATTGGCTATTTCAGTGGGCGTTTCGGCTCTTGCATGGTGGTTTTTTAGATATAAAAGACTTATTTAA
- the alaS gene encoding alanine--tRNA ligase, which yields MMTAKEIRDSFKKFFESKQHAIVPSAPMVIKDDPTLMFTNAGMNQWKDIILGTRDPEPRRRADTQKCLRVSGKHNDLEEVGHDTYHHTMFEMLGNWSFGDYFKEGAIDMAWEYLVDVLKLNPEDLYVTVFEGSPEENIPRDDEAAKYWAKHVPADHIINGNKHDNFWEMGDTGPCGPCSEIHVDSRTPEQRKASGKSGRELVNQDDPQVIEIWNIVFMQFNRKADGSLEPLTMNVIDTGMGFERLVRMMQGKHSNYDTDVFQPIIKAEQQITGLKYTTFEEEVESPVSKEQDDINVAMRVCADHLRAVAFSIADGQLPSNAKAGYVIRRILRRAVRYAYTFLGQKEAFLYKLLPTLVEEMGDAFPELKAQQTLIAKVMKEEEDSFLRTLEKGIGMLNDAMEQLKAEGKKELDGVQAFRLFDTYGFPLDLTELICRENGFSVNEKQFNAEMQKQKDRARNAAAVENSDWVELAAGEQQFVGYDFTEYECRILRYRKVTQKKNEFYELVLDHTPFYGEMGGQVGDQGVLVSENETIEIIDTKRENGQSIHIVKQLPKDTAAPFMACVDTDKRDASAANHTATHLLDYALKQVLGDHVEQKGSYVSPDTLRFDFSHFEKVTDEQIREVERMVNDMIRQDIPLDEHRDMPFDEAKKLGAIALFGEKYGDKVRVVRFGPSCEFCGGVHASSTGRIGFFKIISESSVAAGIRRIEAKTGKECEELLYQTEDMLRAVKSFFNNAKDLQGVIRKYIEEHDSMKKEIEAFQSQAVERTAKQLVEKAREVNGVKVVSAVLPMAPAAAKDLAFKIRAAVDGSVLCVLGTHADNKPQLSIMMSDDLVADRKLNAGQMVREAAKLIQGGGGGQPHFAQAGGKSVDGLSAAVDKVVELANL from the coding sequence ATGATGACCGCTAAAGAGATTCGCGACTCGTTTAAGAAATTTTTTGAGTCGAAACAGCATGCCATTGTGCCTTCTGCACCAATGGTGATTAAGGATGACCCAACATTGATGTTTACCAACGCTGGTATGAACCAGTGGAAAGATATTATTCTGGGTACACGCGACCCAGAGCCTCGCCGCCGAGCGGATACTCAGAAGTGCTTGCGTGTTTCTGGTAAGCACAACGACCTGGAAGAAGTTGGTCATGACACCTATCACCACACTATGTTCGAGATGCTGGGCAACTGGAGCTTTGGAGATTACTTCAAAGAGGGTGCCATCGATATGGCATGGGAATATCTTGTTGACGTTCTGAAGTTAAATCCCGAGGATCTTTATGTCACCGTATTCGAGGGCTCTCCCGAAGAAAACATACCTCGTGACGATGAGGCTGCTAAATATTGGGCTAAGCATGTGCCTGCTGATCACATCATCAATGGCAACAAGCATGACAACTTCTGGGAGATGGGCGATACCGGTCCCTGCGGTCCTTGCTCAGAGATTCATGTTGACTCTCGCACTCCCGAACAGCGTAAGGCAAGTGGGAAGAGCGGTCGTGAGCTTGTGAACCAAGACGACCCTCAGGTCATTGAAATCTGGAACATCGTATTTATGCAGTTCAACCGCAAGGCCGACGGCTCATTGGAGCCTCTGACAATGAACGTTATCGATACTGGTATGGGCTTCGAGCGCTTGGTTCGCATGATGCAGGGCAAGCACTCTAACTACGACACAGATGTGTTCCAGCCCATCATCAAGGCTGAGCAGCAGATTACAGGTTTGAAATATACCACTTTCGAGGAAGAGGTTGAGAGCCCTGTCAGCAAAGAGCAGGACGATATCAACGTAGCGATGCGTGTTTGTGCCGACCACCTGCGTGCAGTCGCTTTCTCTATCGCCGATGGTCAGTTGCCTTCAAATGCCAAGGCCGGCTATGTCATTCGTCGTATCTTGCGTCGTGCCGTACGTTATGCTTACACGTTCCTTGGTCAGAAAGAAGCCTTCCTCTATAAACTTCTGCCTACACTTGTCGAGGAGATGGGAGATGCTTTCCCCGAGCTGAAGGCACAGCAGACTTTGATTGCCAAGGTGATGAAGGAAGAAGAAGATTCTTTCCTGCGCACATTGGAGAAGGGTATTGGTATGCTGAACGATGCTATGGAGCAGTTGAAAGCAGAAGGCAAGAAAGAGCTGGACGGCGTTCAGGCTTTCCGTCTGTTTGACACCTACGGCTTCCCCCTCGACCTCACCGAACTGATCTGTCGCGAGAATGGTTTCTCCGTCAACGAGAAACAGTTCAATGCCGAGATGCAGAAGCAGAAAGATCGCGCTCGCAATGCCGCTGCTGTTGAGAACTCAGACTGGGTAGAGTTGGCTGCCGGCGAACAGCAGTTCGTGGGCTACGACTTTACAGAATATGAGTGTCGCATCCTGCGTTACCGCAAGGTGACACAGAAGAAGAATGAGTTCTATGAGTTGGTACTTGACCATACGCCATTCTATGGCGAGATGGGTGGACAGGTAGGCGACCAGGGTGTACTCGTTTCTGAGAATGAGACCATCGAGATTATCGACACCAAGCGCGAGAACGGTCAGAGTATTCACATTGTGAAGCAGTTGCCTAAGGACACCGCTGCACCGTTCATGGCTTGTGTAGATACCGACAAGCGTGATGCTTCTGCCGCCAATCATACTGCCACTCACTTGCTTGACTATGCGTTGAAGCAGGTCTTGGGTGACCATGTAGAACAGAAAGGCTCTTATGTAAGTCCAGATACCCTGCGTTTCGACTTCTCTCATTTCGAGAAGGTAACCGACGAGCAGATTCGTGAAGTAGAGCGTATGGTAAACGATATGATTCGTCAGGACATTCCTCTCGATGAGCATCGCGATATGCCTTTCGACGAGGCAAAGAAACTTGGTGCTATTGCTCTCTTTGGCGAGAAGTATGGCGACAAGGTGCGTGTGGTTCGTTTCGGACCTTCTTGCGAGTTCTGTGGCGGTGTTCATGCCAGCAGTACCGGTCGTATCGGTTTCTTTAAGATTATCTCCGAGAGTAGTGTTGCTGCCGGTATTCGTCGTATCGAGGCCAAGACGGGTAAGGAGTGCGAGGAACTGTTGTATCAGACAGAGGACATGCTCCGTGCAGTGAAGTCATTCTTCAACAATGCCAAGGACTTACAGGGTGTTATCCGCAAGTATATTGAGGAGCACGATTCTATGAAGAAAGAGATTGAGGCTTTCCAGTCACAGGCTGTAGAACGTACCGCTAAGCAGTTGGTCGAGAAAGCCCGCGAGGTCAATGGTGTGAAGGTTGTTTCTGCCGTGTTGCCCATGGCTCCTGCTGCAGCTAAGGACTTGGCCTTCAAGATTCGTGCCGCAGTCGATGGTTCAGTCCTTTGTGTACTTGGCACCCATGCCGACAATAAGCCTCAGCTTTCAATCATGATGAGCGACGACCTGGTGGCCGACCGCAAGTTGAATGCCGGTCAGATGGTTCGCGAAGCTGCTAAGCTCATCCAGGGTGGTGGCGGTGGTCAGCCTCACTTTGCACAGGCTGGCGGTAAGAGCGTTGACGGACTCAGTGCTGCTGTTGATAAGGTTGTTGAACTGGCAAACCTCTAA